One segment of Pricia mediterranea DNA contains the following:
- the dnaA gene encoding chromosomal replication initiator protein DnaA has translation MGVTANSVWNNCLVFINDNIQPQAFKTWFEPIKPVKLTDNALSIQVPSKFFYEWLEEHYVKLLKVALTKELGETAKLVYVIRMENTYGNKEPFTEKIPSSNRGTMGSQEMDVPVKSKNPQLKNPFVIPGIRNIKIESQLNPNYNFDNFLEGDSNRLARSAGMAVANKPGGTSFNPLLVFGGVGLGKTHLAHAIGVEIKDKYPERTVLYISAEKFTQQYIESVKKNTRNDFIHFYQLIDVLIIDDVQFLSGKSGTQDVFFHIFNHLHQNGKQVILTSDKAPVDMQDIEQRLLSRFKWGLSAELQNPDYETRVSILKNKLYRDGVEMPEDIIDYVAKNIKSNIRELEGAVISLIAQSSFNKKEVTLELAQQVVEKFVKNTKREVSIEYIQKVVSDYFEMDVATLQSKTRKRHIVQARQLAMFFAKKLTKASLASIGSQIGKRDHATVLHACKTVDNLAETDKQFRKYIEDLRKKLS, from the coding sequence ATGGGTGTTACTGCAAATTCCGTATGGAACAACTGTTTGGTATTTATCAACGACAACATTCAACCGCAGGCATTCAAAACATGGTTTGAACCCATCAAGCCGGTCAAGCTTACCGACAACGCTTTGAGTATACAGGTACCGAGTAAATTTTTTTATGAATGGCTTGAAGAGCACTATGTCAAACTCTTGAAAGTGGCACTGACCAAAGAGCTAGGGGAAACTGCAAAACTGGTGTATGTCATCCGTATGGAAAACACCTATGGCAACAAAGAGCCCTTTACCGAGAAAATACCCAGCTCGAACCGGGGTACTATGGGCTCACAAGAAATGGACGTGCCCGTAAAATCGAAGAACCCCCAACTGAAGAACCCTTTCGTGATTCCGGGAATCCGCAATATTAAGATAGAATCACAGCTCAACCCCAACTACAATTTCGATAACTTTTTGGAAGGTGATTCCAACCGGTTGGCACGATCGGCCGGAATGGCCGTGGCCAACAAACCAGGCGGTACGTCGTTCAATCCGCTCTTGGTATTCGGGGGCGTCGGGCTTGGCAAGACCCATTTAGCCCATGCCATCGGGGTCGAGATCAAGGATAAGTATCCGGAGCGCACCGTACTTTATATTTCCGCCGAAAAATTTACCCAGCAGTATATCGAATCGGTCAAAAAAAACACCCGCAACGATTTTATTCATTTCTATCAGTTGATCGACGTGCTGATTATCGACGACGTACAATTTCTTTCCGGTAAGTCCGGGACACAGGATGTGTTTTTCCATATATTCAACCATCTGCACCAAAATGGCAAACAGGTAATCTTGACCTCCGATAAAGCACCCGTTGATATGCAGGATATTGAACAGCGGCTCTTATCCCGCTTCAAATGGGGACTTTCCGCCGAATTGCAAAATCCCGATTACGAGACCCGTGTATCCATTCTAAAGAACAAGCTCTATCGTGACGGGGTCGAGATGCCCGAGGACATTATCGATTATGTGGCCAAAAATATCAAATCGAACATTCGGGAACTCGAAGGGGCGGTGATTTCCTTGATAGCCCAATCCTCCTTCAACAAGAAAGAGGTCACCTTGGAACTCGCACAACAGGTGGTCGAAAAATTCGTAAAAAACACGAAGCGCGAAGTTTCTATAGAGTACATTCAAAAAGTGGTCTCCGATTATTTCGAGATGGACGTGGCCACCCTTCAGTCGAAGACCCGAAAAAGGCATATCGTACAGGCGCGTCAGTTGGCTATGTTCTTTGCCAAAAAGCTCACCAAGGCCTCCTTGGCCAGCATCGGTTCACAGATCGGAAAGCGAGATCACGCCACGGTACTGCACGCCTGCAAGACAGTCGATAACCTGGCCGAAACCGATAAGCAGTTCCGCAAATATATCGAGGATCTTCGCAAGAAGTTGTCGTAG
- a CDS encoding low molecular weight protein-tyrosine-phosphatase, which translates to MKHKILMVCLGNICRSPLAEGILKNKVNPEDVYVDSAGTGSYHIGNAPDPRSIAVARKYGLNIEKQRCRQFQASDFEKFDVIYVMDKSNYMNVVALARNDSDTAKVKLLLEEADISEKQVPDPYYDEEDGFEQVYRMIDQACDAIARKL; encoded by the coding sequence GTGAAACACAAAATATTAATGGTCTGCCTAGGGAATATATGCAGATCGCCTTTGGCGGAAGGCATCCTTAAAAACAAGGTAAATCCCGAAGATGTATATGTAGATTCGGCTGGTACCGGCAGCTATCACATTGGCAACGCGCCGGACCCACGATCCATTGCCGTTGCCCGAAAATACGGGTTGAACATCGAAAAACAACGTTGTAGACAATTTCAGGCGTCGGATTTCGAAAAATTCGATGTAATTTACGTCATGGATAAAAGCAACTACATGAATGTGGTCGCTTTGGCGAGGAACGATAGCGATACAGCGAAAGTAAAATTGCTTTTGGAAGAAGCGGACATATCCGAAAAGCAAGTTCCCGATCCCTATTACGATGAAGAGGATGGTTTTGAGCAGGTATATCGGATGATCGACCAGGCCTGCGATGCCATCGCAAGAAAATTATAA
- a CDS encoding SAM-dependent methyltransferase, with amino-acid sequence MVKKNNGPGKLYLIPVTLGETAPFEVLPISIKKAVERINHYIVENEKSARRFIKRISSGKSQSALHISVLNKFTEAQEVPTFLDPCVQGYDVGIISEAGCPGIADPGAEVVKIAHEKEIQVVPLVGPSSITLALMASGMNGQNFAFNGYLPIDSAERKSAIKRLEKVSRVSGQAQILIETPYRNDKLLTELAKTLRSNTPLCVACDITLSTEYIATKTAAEWKKIQVDLHKRPAIFIFQGQ; translated from the coding sequence ATGGTGAAAAAAAACAACGGTCCGGGGAAATTATATCTGATACCCGTTACTCTGGGTGAAACCGCGCCGTTTGAAGTATTGCCCATTTCCATAAAAAAAGCGGTCGAGCGCATCAATCACTACATCGTAGAGAACGAAAAGTCAGCCCGTCGTTTCATTAAAAGGATAAGTTCGGGAAAATCGCAGTCCGCCCTCCATATATCAGTACTCAATAAATTTACCGAAGCGCAGGAAGTCCCCACGTTCTTAGACCCATGCGTCCAAGGCTACGACGTCGGTATCATTTCCGAAGCCGGATGTCCCGGTATTGCCGATCCCGGTGCCGAGGTCGTGAAGATCGCCCACGAAAAGGAAATTCAGGTCGTGCCCTTGGTCGGACCCTCGTCGATTACCCTAGCGCTAATGGCCAGTGGTATGAACGGACAAAATTTTGCCTTTAACGGTTATCTGCCCATAGATTCCGCAGAACGGAAATCCGCCATCAAGAGATTGGAAAAAGTTTCCCGAGTTTCGGGACAGGCCCAAATTCTCATCGAAACACCTTACCGCAACGATAAGCTTTTGACGGAACTGGCTAAAACCCTCCGCTCGAATACCCCGCTATGCGTAGCTTGCGATATTACCCTGTCAACCGAGTATATCGCCACCAAAACAGCGGCCGAATGGAAAAAAATACAAGTAGACCTTCACAAAAGGCCGGCCATTTTTATTTTTCAAGGGCAGTAA
- a CDS encoding acetyltransferase, producing the protein MKNIVIIGASGHGSVILDCIEREGKYNVLGFIDSFKKKGIKQNGYEILGSEHDLPYLIEMYDIVGGIVAIGDNWTRKRVVDKVSKIAPHLNFITAIHPHAIIGKDVYVGKGTVIMPGAIVNSNAQIRDFCIVNTNSSLGHDGFMHDFSSFACGVSTGGGLFLGEFSAVSAGAVIREHIRVMEHTVIGAGSLVVKDVPDHVVAYGSPARIVRKRETGESYLSGYRPKITDIARLVSA; encoded by the coding sequence ATGAAAAACATCGTAATCATTGGGGCTTCAGGTCACGGGAGTGTGATTTTGGACTGTATTGAAAGAGAAGGGAAGTACAACGTACTGGGATTTATTGATTCCTTTAAGAAAAAAGGAATAAAACAGAACGGCTACGAAATATTGGGCAGTGAACACGACCTGCCCTATCTGATTGAAATGTACGATATCGTAGGCGGTATCGTGGCCATAGGGGATAACTGGACCAGAAAGCGCGTTGTTGACAAGGTTTCGAAAATAGCACCCCACTTAAATTTTATCACAGCTATCCATCCACATGCGATAATCGGGAAGGATGTATATGTCGGTAAAGGTACGGTAATCATGCCGGGCGCTATCGTGAATTCTAACGCGCAAATAAGGGATTTCTGCATTGTAAACACCAACTCATCCCTTGGGCATGACGGTTTTATGCACGACTTTTCAAGTTTTGCATGCGGGGTCAGCACCGGAGGCGGACTTTTCTTAGGAGAATTTTCAGCGGTTTCCGCGGGGGCCGTTATTCGGGAACATATCAGGGTAATGGAGCATACGGTCATTGGGGCCGGATCGCTGGTGGTGAAAGATGTGCCCGATCATGTAGTGGCCTATGGGTCACCTGCACGCATCGTAAGAAAGAGAGAAACGGGCGAATCTTACCTCAGCGGCTACAGACCTAAAATTACCGATATAGCGAGACTGGTCAGTGCCTAA
- a CDS encoding fibronectin type III domain-containing protein: protein MKSIPLLLLALCLISAKKLSAQNAHTHANAASIDNEANTVTGWSGDAVISSDATDPHDGNFSIRAVSTASNGRTLTYTYNAQIGDEYTIRIWAKEGPQVSSPAAPAFAVWSGMTGFSTTLIQGTEWTEYVFNVTATSTSPLIRIYTSNRATRNTAGNTIFIDNISILPASDVEPPSAVTTLMASGTTTTGTELSWTASTDNVGIAEYHVYQDAAIVGTTTDPSYTVTSLTENTSYDFTVRAIDAAGNVSAAGNTVSVTTLPASDQEAPSAVTSLGASNTTATGTELSWTASTDNVGIAEYQVYQDAVIVTTTAGTSYTVTSLTENTSYDFTVRAIDAAGNVSAAGNTVSVTTLPASDQEAPSAVTSLEASNTTATGTELSWTASTDNVGIAEYHVYQDATILATTSDPSYTVTSLTESTSYDFSVRAIDAAGNVSAAGNTVNITTLATGTEVIDYTSDNANLPTVDWEAKNIFAAQTMGIGTTDTQGYTLAVAGGVVAERVKIALQTDWPDFVFEEKYSLPTLYEVEKHIQEKGHLLDVPSAKVVEAEGIDVGAMNALLLQKIEELTLYLLQQDKKITELEAKVKKMDQVRKLVKKK, encoded by the coding sequence ATGAAATCAATACCCCTATTACTTTTAGCGCTTTGCCTGATCAGTGCGAAGAAGTTGAGCGCTCAGAACGCGCATACCCATGCCAATGCAGCTTCGATCGATAATGAGGCCAATACCGTAACCGGTTGGTCCGGGGATGCCGTTATTTCTTCGGATGCCACAGACCCCCACGATGGAAATTTTTCGATACGGGCGGTTTCAACAGCTTCCAACGGCCGTACTTTGACCTATACCTATAATGCCCAAATCGGTGATGAATATACCATCCGCATCTGGGCAAAAGAAGGACCTCAGGTCTCGAGCCCTGCAGCTCCCGCCTTTGCGGTCTGGTCGGGAATGACCGGGTTTTCTACTACCCTTATACAGGGTACTGAATGGACGGAATACGTATTCAACGTAACGGCTACCTCGACCTCCCCCCTTATTAGGATCTACACCAGCAACAGGGCTACCCGTAATACGGCGGGCAATACCATCTTTATCGACAATATATCCATTCTGCCGGCCTCGGACGTCGAACCGCCAAGCGCAGTTACCACGTTGATGGCTTCGGGCACAACCACCACGGGAACGGAACTCTCCTGGACGGCCTCTACGGACAACGTCGGAATCGCGGAATACCATGTGTACCAAGACGCTGCGATAGTTGGGACCACTACGGATCCATCATATACCGTCACATCGCTTACCGAGAACACCTCCTATGACTTTACGGTAAGGGCCATTGACGCCGCGGGCAATGTTTCCGCCGCCGGCAATACCGTCAGCGTCACCACGCTGCCGGCCTCGGACCAAGAGGCCCCAAGTGCGGTTACCTCTCTAGGGGCTTCAAACACGACCGCCACGGGAACGGAACTCTCCTGGACGGCCTCTACGGACAACGTCGGAATCGCGGAATACCAAGTGTACCAGGATGCCGTTATAGTGACGACCACTGCGGGCACCTCATATACGGTCACATCGCTTACCGAGAACACCTCCTATGACTTTACGGTTCGGGCCATTGACGCCGCGGGCAATGTTTCCGCCGCCGGCAATACCGTCAGCGTCACCACGCTGCCGGCCTCGGACCAAGAGGCCCCAAGTGCGGTTACCTCACTAGAGGCTTCAAACACAACGGCCACGGGAACGGAACTCTCCTGGACGGCCTCTACGGACAACGTCGGAATCGCGGAATACCATGTGTACCAAGATGCTACCATATTAGCGACCACTTCGGACCCATCATATACGGTTACATCGCTTACCGAAAGCACCTCCTATGACTTTTCAGTGAGGGCAATCGACGCCGCGGGCAACGTGTCCGCCGCCGGAAATACTGTGAACATCACCACCTTGGCGACCGGCACGGAAGTCATAGATTACACTTCCGATAATGCGAATTTGCCCACGGTAGACTGGGAAGCAAAAAACATATTCGCCGCCCAAACCATGGGTATAGGAACTACCGACACCCAAGGCTACACCCTAGCAGTAGCGGGAGGCGTGGTGGCCGAGCGCGTTAAAATCGCGCTACAGACCGATTGGCCCGATTTTGTCTTCGAGGAAAAATACTCGCTGCCTACCCTGTACGAAGTGGAGAAACACATACAGGAGAAAGGACATTTGTTGGATGTGCCCAGTGCCAAAGTAGTCGAGGCCGAAGGTATCGACGTGGGCGCGATGAATGCCTTGTTATTACAGAAAATTGAGGAGCTGACCCTCTACCTTTTACAACAGGACAAGAAAATAACGGAACTTGAGGCGAAGGTCAAAAAAATGGATCAGGTTCGGAAACTGGTGAAGAAAAAATAG
- a CDS encoding tyrosinase family protein — MKLLVFTLSIFMALGINAQSIRKNYQEMTDAEKNALVNAFLQLRSGPDLISDLANFHSDNFSFGISPQPDIHFNLPDEPELQVFFSWHRMQMLELERAMQAIDPRISIPWWDSSTDQSTASPLWNFDFMGQFDGLWGLNRNLDANGPLPDLADVTAVQSMTDFLLYSDDMERGDTHRGAHVWVGGTMSTPLSPRDPVFYLHHTYIDKLWTDWVQEHPGESSFIIQSMLRYDGTYVFDGNTLPLTNPNDVIDSHSLGVFYAENGLAELFAYTVSNTYNPVEKFYYQYTIEAGRGFTVPSGANCSIESLNEISLVPGFEAASGAFFEGMIEKDSLIIPPSFAMGPDIMQKPNPFPYDEALLNVHAYDSKESVVNKIAISFSPNPFRDAIGVQMDRRYRTATAQVHDLSGNIVASKSFYNQSYLEVDNVSDLRPGIYVLIILADGETVLNEKIIKR; from the coding sequence ATGAAATTACTTGTGTTTACCCTATCTATTTTTATGGCCCTGGGCATCAACGCACAAAGCATCCGCAAGAATTATCAGGAAATGACAGATGCGGAGAAAAACGCACTGGTCAATGCTTTTTTACAGCTCCGTTCAGGTCCGGACCTCATTAGCGACCTTGCCAACTTTCATAGCGACAATTTCAGTTTCGGCATTTCGCCCCAACCGGACATTCATTTTAACTTGCCCGATGAACCCGAGCTCCAAGTCTTTTTTTCATGGCACAGAATGCAAATGCTAGAACTTGAACGGGCCATGCAGGCCATAGATCCGCGAATTAGTATCCCTTGGTGGGATTCTTCGACGGACCAGTCAACCGCATCCCCATTGTGGAATTTCGATTTCATGGGCCAATTTGACGGATTATGGGGCTTGAACAGGAATTTGGACGCAAATGGCCCGCTGCCTGACCTTGCGGATGTAACGGCAGTTCAAAGCATGACTGATTTTCTCCTCTATTCAGATGATATGGAAAGGGGAGACACCCACCGGGGGGCCCATGTCTGGGTAGGCGGAACAATGAGTACCCCGCTTTCTCCCCGCGACCCAGTGTTTTATCTTCACCATACCTATATCGATAAACTCTGGACGGATTGGGTGCAGGAGCACCCAGGGGAATCTTCCTTTATAATTCAATCGATGCTACGTTACGATGGCACCTATGTTTTTGACGGCAATACCCTGCCCTTGACCAATCCGAACGACGTGATCGACAGCCATTCCCTCGGGGTGTTTTATGCCGAGAACGGACTGGCCGAATTATTCGCGTATACCGTAAGCAATACCTACAATCCCGTAGAAAAATTCTATTATCAATATACTATCGAAGCAGGCCGTGGTTTTACCGTGCCTTCCGGTGCCAACTGCAGTATAGAGTCCCTCAATGAAATAAGCTTGGTTCCAGGTTTCGAAGCTGCTTCAGGAGCCTTTTTTGAAGGTATGATCGAAAAGGATAGCCTTATCATACCTCCTTCCTTTGCAATGGGCCCTGATATCATGCAAAAACCAAATCCTTTCCCATACGATGAAGCCCTTTTAAATGTCCATGCCTATGATTCGAAAGAAAGCGTTGTCAATAAAATTGCCATCTCCTTTTCCCCCAATCCGTTTAGGGATGCTATCGGAGTACAGATGGACAGAAGGTACAGAACGGCAACGGCCCAGGTTCATGATTTATCGGGAAACATCGTTGCATCAAAATCCTTCTACAATCAATCCTATCTTGAGGTGGATAATGTATCCGATTTGCGACCGGGCATCTACGTCCTGATAATCCTGGCCGACGGGGAAACGGTGTTGAACGAAAAAATCATCAAGAGGTAA
- a CDS encoding tyrosinase family protein yields the protein MNVRKNVSEMSPTEKTAFVNAVLALKDDTDSPRPPAADAAGALNRYDVYVWVHSLVMDGAHKGPAFTPWHREFLRQFELELQSVSGDPTMTIPYWDSVEARIPSDAGYPFTTNLMGGMGTGTDNRVMTGQFAESAGWTLNVRTGASTGITRDNTSYLRRRTGQNPAQLPERAELNAALVHSDYDALNEEGSYAEGNANRANGSEIALSFRKILEYANHNGPHEWIGGNMMPSTSPNDPVFYLHHSNIDKVWAVWQQRTNGGVSNYLPTSGTADHSLNSVMSMLESSFFLFPVRNRPADVLNHKVDLGYMYDVDLPVLATTVTDLNFGTVEEGSTIQLPIPFTIESGRNMKFQINAFGGDAAFHAPTGAPAFEIVNHTDGVPQTHEVLIELETNTGTGSKIGLVEVNVYVWDDDRFYSNVVGDYLVDTFIVNLEAMVVEEVRSAIALVLDKSYSMRLNDGTSITRYEMLENAIMGVRDLLAPDDGVGMVYYDSDADPIFEITQKSEGGEAAINAALADPANQPGGNTAIGQGIIEGAQMLIDEINDSSTPYTNFGMLVMTDGNQNVHPYITEAPVSSAITGIGQDIYAIGLGQQGTTSEAALNDISRSVLLTGDMTGDERMFKLTNYFNQILADIKKEDVVLDPMGRLLFGTEHQVAYAISEADIRSNIVVLSPLAPFIKVSLIAPNGDEIIGTTGNVAHEINANNQIYRVTFPALPDKPETSHGGHWKVVLQLRSREEVKKICAKWQEREDIFKNRDEYNSVPYSVAIYTRSDLNFKCSVEKDSDTIGAEVRLFANLSQYRRPISGRVRAEVQWPNGKLKVLSLEEIETGEFYVHFKAEQSGIYQLIIKAEGRSMAGRPFFREAIRSVSIYKRNPERASDGGADNGAAICKTLQCLISQESIRNFLKKNEINPEELKKCLLETCGDDKDQQQLFSKSIKKKTMVEANENRTASSKDESSEKRDDCLERVEKAPELKKIEYPEPKIPEMSNMPMEMPAFKLNEKGEFEKVDFTFDESC from the coding sequence ATGAACGTTAGAAAGAATGTAAGTGAAATGTCCCCAACCGAAAAAACCGCGTTCGTCAACGCGGTCTTGGCCTTAAAGGACGATACAGACAGTCCCAGACCACCAGCAGCCGATGCAGCGGGAGCATTGAATAGATACGATGTGTACGTTTGGGTGCATAGTTTGGTCATGGACGGGGCGCACAAAGGCCCCGCATTTACGCCGTGGCACCGAGAATTTTTAAGACAGTTCGAATTGGAGCTGCAATCCGTTTCGGGCGACCCTACGATGACCATTCCCTATTGGGATTCGGTGGAAGCCCGGATACCTTCGGATGCGGGATACCCTTTTACCACCAACCTGATGGGCGGCATGGGTACGGGAACCGACAACCGGGTAATGACGGGACAGTTCGCCGAAAGTGCGGGATGGACCTTGAACGTAAGAACCGGTGCGAGCACGGGAATCACCAGGGACAACACCTCATATCTTAGACGTAGAACGGGGCAAAATCCCGCTCAACTCCCCGAGAGGGCTGAGCTAAATGCGGCATTGGTCCATTCAGACTACGACGCCCTAAACGAAGAGGGTAGCTATGCGGAAGGAAATGCCAATAGGGCCAATGGATCCGAAATTGCCCTAAGCTTCCGGAAAATATTGGAATACGCCAATCACAACGGCCCTCACGAATGGATCGGGGGCAATATGATGCCCAGTACCTCGCCCAATGATCCCGTGTTCTATTTGCACCACAGCAATATTGACAAGGTATGGGCTGTATGGCAACAACGTACCAATGGGGGTGTTTCCAATTATCTGCCCACTTCGGGCACGGCGGACCATAGTCTCAATTCCGTGATGTCAATGCTCGAGAGTAGCTTTTTCCTTTTTCCCGTTAGGAATCGGCCTGCAGACGTACTCAATCACAAGGTGGATCTGGGCTATATGTACGATGTGGACCTACCTGTATTGGCCACTACGGTTACCGACCTGAATTTCGGAACGGTCGAGGAAGGCTCGACAATACAGCTGCCCATACCTTTTACCATCGAGTCAGGCAGGAACATGAAATTTCAAATAAACGCTTTCGGCGGCGATGCCGCCTTCCACGCCCCAACCGGCGCCCCCGCCTTCGAAATCGTGAACCATACCGACGGCGTTCCCCAAACGCATGAGGTGCTCATAGAGCTCGAGACGAATACAGGTACCGGATCGAAAATCGGTCTGGTAGAGGTTAACGTGTATGTTTGGGACGATGACCGCTTTTATTCCAATGTAGTGGGCGATTATTTGGTGGACACATTCATCGTAAACTTAGAGGCCATGGTGGTCGAAGAGGTCAGGTCGGCCATTGCCTTGGTCCTCGACAAATCGTACAGTATGCGCCTGAACGATGGCACCTCGATTACCCGATACGAAATGTTGGAAAACGCCATTATGGGCGTAAGGGACCTTCTGGCGCCCGACGACGGGGTGGGAATGGTCTATTACGATTCCGATGCAGATCCGATATTTGAAATTACCCAAAAATCAGAGGGAGGGGAAGCGGCGATAAATGCCGCTTTAGCAGATCCCGCCAACCAACCCGGAGGGAATACCGCCATCGGCCAAGGTATCATCGAGGGAGCTCAAATGTTGATTGATGAAATCAATGACTCCAGTACTCCATATACGAATTTTGGTATGTTGGTAATGACCGACGGCAATCAAAACGTGCATCCCTACATCACCGAGGCCCCGGTAAGTTCCGCAATTACGGGTATTGGCCAAGATATATATGCAATAGGACTAGGCCAGCAAGGCACTACCAGTGAAGCCGCTTTGAACGATATTTCAAGGTCGGTCTTGTTGACCGGCGATATGACCGGGGACGAGCGGATGTTCAAATTGACCAATTATTTCAATCAGATCCTTGCGGATATCAAAAAAGAAGACGTCGTGTTAGACCCCATGGGCAGGCTTCTTTTCGGAACGGAGCATCAAGTGGCCTACGCCATAAGCGAAGCCGATATCCGATCCAATATAGTGGTGCTCTCTCCCTTGGCACCCTTTATCAAGGTGAGCTTAATCGCTCCCAACGGAGATGAAATTATTGGGACCACTGGCAATGTGGCCCATGAGATCAATGCTAATAACCAAATTTATAGGGTCACGTTCCCCGCCCTACCGGATAAACCTGAGACAAGTCATGGAGGACATTGGAAGGTCGTACTTCAACTCCGCTCCAGGGAAGAGGTAAAGAAAATATGTGCTAAATGGCAAGAGCGCGAAGATATTTTCAAAAATAGGGACGAGTACAACTCCGTGCCTTATAGCGTTGCCATTTATACCCGGTCGGACCTGAATTTCAAGTGTTCCGTGGAAAAGGATTCCGACACCATCGGTGCTGAAGTTAGGCTTTTTGCGAATCTTTCCCAATATCGACGTCCCATCAGCGGTCGCGTACGGGCAGAGGTGCAATGGCCCAATGGAAAGCTTAAGGTTTTAAGCTTGGAAGAAATTGAAACAGGTGAATTTTACGTCCATTTTAAGGCGGAACAATCAGGCATCTATCAACTGATCATCAAAGCGGAGGGTAGGTCTATGGCAGGCAGGCCGTTTTTTAGGGAGGCGATAAGAAGCGTATCCATCTATAAGCGGAATCCTGAACGAGCGTCCGATGGCGGAGCCGATAACGGAGCGGCCATCTGCAAGACCCTCCAGTGTCTGATTTCCCAGGAAAGCATCCGTAATTTTTTGAAGAAAAACGAAATTAACCCAGAGGAACTGAAAAAGTGTCTCTTGGAAACCTGTGGCGACGATAAAGACCAACAACAATTATTTTCTAAGTCCATAAAAAAGAAAACAATGGTAGAAGCAAATGAAAACAGGACAGCCAGCTCCAAAGACGAGTCTTCCGAAAAGCGTGACGATTGTTTGGAAAGAGTCGAAAAAGCACCGGAATTAAAAAAAATCGAGTATCCGGAGCCCAAGATTCCGGAAATGTCCAACATGCCCATGGAAATGCCGGCGTTTAAACTGAACGAAAAAGGTGAATTTGAGAAGGTGGATTTTACCTTTGACGAATCCTGTTAA
- a CDS encoding CoF synthetase, producing MLQTLRRNVFWFLDTLKGSPVKTHLRDVQQILENFGSAESRNRRAESLERLLDHAVKSTSYYARFANFSRLEDFPVVNKNIIRDDYDNFRSSDFNDSDNYSVYTSGSTGTPFRMLHDKNKRNRHSADVTYFSRKAGFEIGNRLFYIRHWDQYNTSNPWMTWRKNVYMHPVSRLSHHDLEELFSEIAKDSSPKGILCYASVLDELKRYLENTEDVAPVQRLNSIIAISETLNEDTKRAIEKHLGVPVVSRYSNVENGILAQQSPECSEFHVNWASYFVEILDMDSDMPAKPGERGRIVITDLYNYCIPIIRYDTGDLGRMEIRTINGAEQPVLSRVEGRKLDMVLDVDGNMMSPYVVYHILKYPHIKQFQFIQECEKKYTVKLNVLPEFNSGEAITTEFKRHLGADAEIQLEFVEDIPLLSSGKRKFVINKLNADSVRNPSRLQV from the coding sequence ATGCTACAAACTTTAAGGAGAAATGTATTTTGGTTTTTGGATACCTTGAAGGGAAGCCCCGTAAAAACACATCTCAGGGATGTTCAACAAATTTTGGAAAATTTTGGTTCCGCCGAATCAAGGAACCGAAGGGCGGAAAGCCTTGAGAGACTTCTAGACCACGCTGTTAAAAGCACCTCCTACTACGCACGGTTCGCCAACTTTAGCAGACTGGAGGACTTTCCCGTGGTAAACAAAAACATCATCCGGGACGATTATGATAATTTCCGGTCCTCCGATTTTAACGACTCGGATAACTATTCGGTCTATACCAGTGGCTCTACCGGAACGCCTTTCAGGATGTTACACGACAAAAACAAACGGAACAGGCATTCGGCCGACGTCACCTACTTCTCGCGAAAGGCCGGCTTTGAGATTGGTAACAGATTGTTCTACATAAGGCATTGGGACCAATACAATACCTCGAATCCTTGGATGACCTGGAGAAAAAATGTGTATATGCATCCGGTGTCGCGTCTATCACATCATGATTTGGAGGAACTGTTTTCTGAAATTGCGAAAGACAGTTCCCCCAAGGGAATTTTGTGCTATGCCTCCGTTTTGGATGAGTTAAAGCGATATTTGGAAAATACAGAAGATGTTGCCCCGGTGCAACGGTTAAACTCCATCATCGCTATTTCCGAAACCCTGAACGAGGACACTAAAAGGGCTATAGAAAAACACTTGGGCGTTCCGGTGGTCTCCCGATATTCCAACGTGGAAAATGGTATCTTGGCCCAACAATCCCCCGAATGCAGTGAGTTTCATGTCAATTGGGCCAGTTACTTTGTCGAAATATTGGATATGGACAGCGATATGCCCGCTAAGCCCGGCGAGCGGGGACGGATCGTGATTACCGATCTCTACAATTACTGTATTCCAATTATCAGATACGATACCGGTGATCTGGGTCGAATGGAAATTCGTACGATAAACGGGGCCGAGCAACCCGTATTGTCGCGCGTGGAAGGCCGGAAACTAGATATGGTGCTTGATGTCGACGGTAATATGATGTCCCCTTATGTGGTGTATCACATCCTAAAATATCCGCACATCAAACAGTTCCAATTTATTCAGGAATGCGAAAAAAAATATACGGTCAAGTTGAACGTACTGCCCGAGTTCAATAGTGGGGAAGCCATCACTACGGAATTCAAACGGCATTTGGGTGCCGACGCGGAAATCCAGCTGGAGTTCGTAGAGGACATTCCCTTGCTCTCTTCGGGCAAACGTAAGTTTGTCATTAATAAATTAAATGCGGACAGCGTTCGGAATCCAAGCCGATTACAGGTATAA